A segment of the Candidatus Jettenia caeni genome:
TCCCTTATTCCCGTCCCACCACGGGGGAGGAGGTACTGAATTTTCTCGTATATATACCGTAATTACACAAAATCAAGCTGAGAGCTTCCCTTGATTTCTCCCTTGCAGAGGAGAGAAAAGGGGTTATAAATTTCAAGTTCAGATAAAACAAAAAAACCTTACTTCGAGAATATTAAGTCAAATATTCTCAGAGTAAGGTTCTCTGATTTATTTCGAATATATTTATCATGTTCGGTAGTAGGGCTATCTTTCATTCATAGGAGAGACGCATCATGATGCGCCTCTGCCAGTGTAATTAAAGATCCTTTACTTTGCGTCCCCTGATCACTCAGGGTTTGCCTTTATCGCTCTGTCTTAATTTTTAAACGCTACCTATATAACAAGTATGTTGTCTTATGTCAAATAAAATAATATTTTTATTTAAAAGCTATAAAAGAAGTGACGAAAAACTAACCTGATTTCTTGGATCGTTTTAGTTTCTTTCCCAGCCTGAGTATCGATAGGAAGCGAGGTACAAACTGATCAAATAGGTGAAAAGAATTATTTCTCCTTACCATTTTACTTTGATTCTTAAGATTATCTTTCTTTCTTGGATCAAAACGGTCTATAGGATCATCAACAAGCTCTCTGGTGTCTTTATCTCGTTCATCAAGGATAAAAGACGGGACAGATTCTGTTATCCTCGTCCTCCGATTCAGCCTCATATTCGAATTGTCACCTAACTTTGCGATAATCTTGAAGTCAAAAGCCCTGATCATTTCTGGTGTAGCTCCAAAAGCAAAATTTACACAGCCATAGTCTGAAGATACAATTACATGGGCTAGTTCTTTTAAACCATTTTTATCAAACGGAATATAGACCGGTTCACCTATGGATAGTTCATCAAATCTCTCAAGGGTGAATTTTGATGTTTTAATTAATTCTGCAAGCGATTTATCCAACAAGTCGAGTTTGAAAAAACAATCCTCCGATGCACGACGCACGATGTCATCAGCAGCAGGAAAATCTACTTTTCTCCACGTATTTAACAAATTCTCACCATCGTAATTAGCCAATATCCAGGGAAGGATAAACCAAAAATGCCTTCTGTACTCAGGGGGAATGCTAATGCCCTGTAAATGGTAAATGTTTCGGCCATCTTTATCTTTATGGTTTGATAAACCGCAACTCACAAGAAACGTAGTTTGTAAATGGTTTAAGCAGTAAAGAGGCAAAACCGGCGATTTGCAGAAAGCATTTTTGTACTTATCATACAGATTGTAAAGCTGATTTAATAGCTTAAGACTATCTGAAGAAATTTTCGGTGGAACAATCATCCATCGATAATCTTTCGATAAAGAACGGGAATATAAAAGTTCCTGGTATTTCATTTGATCTGCCTTACCCTCTCCATTGCTTTGCCCAAGAGCGGTTCTATATGTGTCTCAAATTGGCTTAAAATTTCGTAATCCTTATTTTTTTCTTCTAAAATAGCTCTGGCGATACTCTCGGCATCAGGCTTACGCATGATGAGAGACCAGATTTTATTTACCAGCCCCGCTTTTTTCAGGATTTCTGAAAGTTCTTTTTCCCTTTGCCTTATACTCTTGCTGGCTTCCTCTCTCATCTGCTTTAAAGTTTGCCCTAAACAATAAAACAAAACATGTTCTGCATTCACCGGTTGTGGAAATCCCACAATCTTATCTTCGGACCTAAAAGGATGTTTAACATCCTCTGTAGGAGTAACAGACCGATGAACATTACCCTCTCCTACTGCAGAGACAGGAACAATACACCCCTCCCAGGAGGGATTTTGCTTCTGTAAAGATACCATCTGATTAAATACTTCCAGGCCCCGTTCAATCAACGGCGCATAATTGTCAGTTTTCCACCTGGCATCAACCGTATCTGCCTTTGTTAACATGATTACAAATATTAAATTCCTATTCGGATAAATCCTGCTATAGGTTGTGAATATCTCATGGATCCTGCGTGCTCCTGACCGATGTCGTGCTTCTTTAATATTCGGATAATACGTCAGGACAAAGGCATCTGCAACCAGGATAACAGCATTACTGAGTTCAATATGAGAAGCCAGGTCAGTAATTTCAGATCTGACCATATCCGGGGATTCCTGAGTATCCGTTGTATCCGTAATTTCTGTTAAAATACCTCCGCGATAATCTATCCAATCAAAATAGGTTACCGGCCTTGAATTATGATACACAGTAAAAGGCCATACCGTTGTCTGCTGTGTACCGTCAGGCCATTTTAACTTATCGGCAAGTGAAAACCTGCTAAAATCGCCAACACTCAATATGGCTTTATCAAATTGCTGTACAGAACGCGGGGCAATGTAAAAACCTGCCTCATTTTGCCCTGCATCTCCAAGCGTTTCATAAAGTGCTGACATATATGCCGTTTTGCCAGAACCTGATATACCTACCATAGTTACTTTCATATCTCATTTACCTCTCATAAATCATTTCATAATTACTGTGGGAAGTTTTGGAATACATGCTATCTCATGATAAAACCATACCCATACTATGCCTTCGTTTTCTGCCTCATCATTTCAAAAACTATACCAAAAATACCTCCCATGAATGGCGCTATAATCGCTAGTTTTGAAAAACCTGCAATAATCCAAATTACTACAAAAAGAGAAAACCCTACCATTGCACCCAGGAAAAATGCCTGTATGAGTTGCGCAGGCGCTCTTTGAATTTGCCCAGATGCTCGTTGCTCCGGGAGTTTCTGCTCGTTCGGCATTAAAACCCTCTTACTGAGGTCCTTATGTCTTTCAATATTGTCTGACATTTGTTTACCTTCAAATAAAATGAAAAATCTTGCGTATATTACTTAAGCTATTATATTACTAAAATAGGTACTTTTTTAGCAACCTTTTTGTCAATTAAGCGCATATAAAAAACGTGCTGCAAATTTATTTAAAAAAACATTTGACATTATATTCCTATTTGCTATTGTTGCAAAAAATATAAAAAATTCTAAAACAGATATCTATGAGAATAAAGATAACGCTTTCAGCAGATAGGCCAGCCATTATCGACTTCAACTATCAACATCAGATACAGGCGTTAATCTATGGATTTCTCTTCACATCAAACCCAGACTATTCCCGATGGCTTCATGAACAAGGCTTTGTTTACAAAAAGGACAAACGGTTCAAGTTCTTTGTCTTCTCGGGGATACTATTCCATGGTCCAATCAAGATTATCCGTTCAGGCCACACAAATCATGGAAATAATAAAACGAATCAATCACCAAACAATTTCAGCAGCTCACATGGTGGTTTTTCATTCAAAGCCTCTCAATCCAGTCATTTCACCTTTTCCTTTCAAATAGCATCACCCGTCGATCTGTTTATCCAACATCTGGTAGATGGTATATTTACTGAAGGGCAGGCGGTGAGGCTTGGCAGACAAACGTTCAACGTCTGTCAGGTAGAAACATTGCCGGATCCTCTAAACTACTTAAACGGCTTAAACGATTTAAACGGGTTAAATAATTTAACCCTGCGTCCTTTAGAATCCCCTATTTTCATCAAAAAACCCATGCCGCAAGGCCAGCAGGATGTCTTTCTGTATCCTGGCGATGAAGGTTACGAGGAATTTTTGAGACAAAACCTCATGCACAAATACGAAACGCTTTATGATAAACCCTTTGGCGGCGACAGCAAGCGCCTAAAGTTTACCTTCTATCCCATTGCTGGAAAATCAATAAAACAGTTTACTGTTTTTAGTACCGGATTAGACAGCAGTGTGAGACCCATCAATATAAAAGGCACCTTACAGCCCTTTATTGTTACCGGTCATAAAGAATTAATCAAGATAGGCCTGAAATGTGGCTTTGGGCAAAATAATAGTATGGGATGTGGGTATGTGGAAGTCATACAAACAGTTCAAACCGTTTAAACGGTTTGAACTATTCTTATATTACTTCTTTAAAACCTCTAACAGGAGATTCCCTATGCACTTCGAAGACCTTGAGATCTGGAAGGCAGCGAGGGTATTAACAAATAAAATTTATGGAATTACCAAAGAGGGCGCTTTTGTAAAAGATCGCAGCCTCAGAGACCAAATCAGGCGAGCATCCGTTTCCATCATGTCGAACATAGCCGAAGGGTATGAAAGAGGGGGCAATCAGGAATTAATCCAATTTCTATCAATAGCCAAGGGGTCATGTGGTGAGGTGCGATGCCAACTATATATAGCAGGTGATCAGAGGTATATTCCTCTAAAAGATTTAAATCCCATTCTTGAACAATGTAAACGTATTTCAATAATGATTAACAATTTTATGGAACACTTGAAGGACAGCCGATATAAAGGGTCAAAATATAAATTACCAAGGCAAAAAAGCATAAAAGAAATAGTAGATGAAATTGCAAACAGAGTTAAAGCAAATCCCGATCAGACAACCGAACCGTCTTGAACGGCTTATTAAACGGCTTAAACGGTTTGAACAGTTTAAACCGCTTAAAAACTACTTATTAAACCGTTTGAACGGCTTAAATTGTATTTAATTCCACATAAGTTGCGCATAAACTAGACAAAAATCGTGCTAACCAGCCATAGATAAGGGAAAGATGGCAGTCATGGCTGAGAGAGCCTGAAAAATCTTGTTCTTAACGATTCTATTGCCGTGAAATTTTGTTAAGTCATGCTTCAGTTCGTACAAAAATACTGCTTGGGAAGACTGACTTACCTGTTTTTTCGCTTCAGCAATTGAAAATTTTGGATACAGAGACTTCAGAATGTTATATGCCAGAATCACCAAAAGAATATGGTTCATATAAGCTTCAAAATCTCTGCAATGATACGAGCCAAAATGCAGATACTGTTTGAGTTCCTTAAAGAGAATCTCTATTCTCCATCGCAAGAGATAGGCATAACAGATTGCTCTGAGAGAAAGTCTTTTACCAACACCTATAAGGGCAAGGGTTTGACGATCACGCTGAGAGAGCACTACGGTGGCAGGGCCAACCTTTGATACTTCAGCGCTGATTGACATAACTTTTAAAGTATTTTTTCGTCCATTACAAGAAATGGATATCTTTTTAAGGGCTGGTAAGTATTCTTTCTTAAAATCAGCAGTATGCCGGGTGTATCCCTTGATGGTAATCTTTCGATTGGAGTCTAAAGAACTGACAAATGACCATTGGGGATGAGTGGTAATTTCTGATACGATAAAGTGCGCTACAAAGGCAGAGTCGGCAACCACGATGACATGGGTTTCTAACGGAAGAGAGACCTCCTGTAAGATCTCTACGGCTAATTGGTTTTGGGTCTTAAACTCTTGGTTGGTTCTTCTACAAAATGCTTTGGTAAGATAGGGTTTTACGGCTATAATCCATGATGAATTGTCTTCACAGATAAGCAGGGCAAAGACAAAACAGTGGCCAATAATGAATCCACGGGAAGTCTTGAACTTCTGAAGATTGCAGAGCTTTTTCCCTCTTTTGGCCTTCATTGTAGAATCGATAATCAGATGTGCCTTTTTCCCAATTCTTCCGGAGAGTTCTTTGGGAAGCATTTTCTGAGAGAGATTATCTAAGAATAGATTGTTCTTCATGTGTCTGGATACTTGTGCTTTATGTCGTTTGAGATATTGGGCAACTAAGCTGATACTGAAATGACCCCAATAAGTCATTAGTGTCCACAGATAAACAGCAATAAGTTTTTCCTGAACGGATTTAGGGGTACGGTGAAACAGCATCTGTGAAAGCAAAGGGATTGAGAATGGTTTCTTCATGGTGGCTTCTCCTTATGAAAAATACTTGAACTATTCTTTCATAAAGAATGCCATACGTTGGGACTGTTCTCAACCCTTATTTTTCAGGCTTTTTCAGCCATACGGTCCTTAATTTCCTGGTATTTGGCTACTCTTGGACAAATTTATCCTATTTCTGCGCAACTTATGTGTAATTCCCTTTCTGAAAATGGGGACATTATTTTCTCAACAAAAGAGATAAAAGTCTTTAGGTTGTTTAAGAATTGCAATTGCCTCTTTTTACCCCAGGATGATATTGTAGGTGCAATTAATTTTCTTAGTTTGATTGCCCGGAATGGATTACTGAAGCTATAAAATTAACATGATTTTTATATAGTGGAGGCAACATGAAAGAAAAAGATAAAGAGATTATGCTGGAATTCAAGAGATGATTGACAGAGGATATTCGGGTTCAGATAGAAAAAGTAATAGCATTTGGTTCAAGGGCGAGGGATGAAGCGACGGAAGACTCTGACCTGGATGTTATTGTTCTCGTAAGAGAAAAAACTCCTGAAATCGGGAAAAGGCTGAAGGATGTCGCCTATCGTGTACTGTGGGATTATGACTTTAAACCAATAATCTCTCTTAAGGTTTTCAGCAAATTACAGTTTGAAGAAGCAACTGCCAGGGGTTTTTCTTTTTATAAACACATTCAAAACGAAGGTATTTCTGTATGAGCGAGGAAGTCAAAAGGCTT
Coding sequences within it:
- a CDS encoding CRISPR-associated protein, with amino-acid sequence MRIKITLSADRPAIIDFNYQHQIQALIYGFLFTSNPDYSRWLHEQGFVYKKDKRFKFFVFSGILFHGPIKIIRSGHTNHGNNKTNQSPNNFSSSHGGFSFKASQSSHFTFSFQIASPVDLFIQHLVDGIFTEGQAVRLGRQTFNVCQVETLPDPLNYLNGLNDLNGLNNLTLRPLESPIFIKKPMPQGQQDVFLYPGDEGYEEFLRQNLMHKYETLYDKPFGGDSKRLKFTFYPIAGKSIKQFTVFSTGLDSSVRPINIKGTLQPFIVTGHKELIKIGLKCGFGQNNSMGCGYVEVIQTVQTV
- a CDS encoding ribosomal protein codes for the protein MHFEDLEIWKAARVLTNKIYGITKEGAFVKDRSLRDQIRRASVSIMSNIAEGYERGGNQELIQFLSIAKGSCGEVRCQLYIAGDQRYIPLKDLNPILEQCKRISIMINNFMEHLKDSRYKGSKYKLPRQKSIKEIVDEIANRVKANPDQTTEPS
- a CDS encoding transposase, which gives rise to MKKPFSIPLLSQMLFHRTPKSVQEKLIAVYLWTLMTYWGHFSISLVAQYLKRHKAQVSRHMKNNLFLDNLSQKMLPKELSGRIGKKAHLIIDSTMKAKRGKKLCNLQKFKTSRGFIIGHCFVFALLICEDNSSWIIAVKPYLTKAFCRRTNQEFKTQNQLAVEILQEVSLPLETHVIVVADSAFVAHFIVSEITTHPQWSFVSSLDSNRKITIKGYTRHTADFKKEYLPALKKISISCNGRKNTLKVMSISAEVSKVGPATVVLSQRDRQTLALIGVGKRLSLRAICYAYLLRWRIEILFKELKQYLHFGSYHCRDFEAYMNHILLVILAYNILKSLYPKFSIAEAKKQVSQSSQAVFLYELKHDLTKFHGNRIVKNKIFQALSAMTAIFPLSMAG